The Ammoniphilus oxalaticus genome includes the window AGGAGGAGGAATTAGCCGAGTACGCGGTTCAACAAATGCATCAGTTCAAATTCAATTGAACTCATAAACAAAAGGCCCTTGCGGATCTATCCGTAAGGGCCTTCGCGTCATCTAGAGTACGCGTTTCACACCGGCTATGCGGTAGTTTTTCTTGTACCAATCTAAACTATCGATACGGCTCTTCCCGCCCGAACTCGGGGCGTGAGCCATGCGGTTATTGCCAACATAAATCCCAACATGCGTAATCCGTCCGCCACCCGTATCGAAAAAGATCAAATCACCTTTTTCCATCTCGGACATCGAGACCGATTGCCCCACGTTATACTGACTGCGCGAATCACGCGGCAATTTGACGCCTAATTGACTATATACATGACTTGTGTAGCCGCTGCAATCAAAACCGCTCATCGTCGCGCCCCCATAACGGTAAGGAACGCCAAGCCCTGAATTAATCGCGCTCGTTAAACGTTGGTCCATCATTTGGCTTGACCGAGACGCCATCGCTTTTGGCGGTTGATATGGAGCAGGCTCACCATACAAAATCTTATGTAGGATCACCGCTGTCTCCGCTCGAGTCAGCGCATTTTTCGCTTTAATCTGATTGCCAAATAGAGAAAAGGCTCCTTCTTTAGTGACCGAAGCAACCGCGTCTTTCGCCC containing:
- a CDS encoding S-layer homology domain-containing protein; the encoded protein is MKRIRKRILAGLLVFSIFTSPAIAAEYHFSDAGQISWAASSVEKLYQEGILSGVNGSQFAPNSPITRAQLIGALSKVVKNKPVTRTNFPFTDVHSNDWYYGAVKKMYSMGIIEGTSENNKQFSPNQPITREEAAVIIARTFDISYQWKTFPPYIDANTVSPWAKDAVASVTKEGAFSLFGNQIKAKNALTRAETAVILHKILYGEPAPYQPPKAMASRSSQMMDQRLTSAINSGLGVPYRYGGATMSGFDCSGYTSHVYSQLGVKLPRDSRSQYNVGQSVSMSEMEKGDLIFFDTGGGRITHVGIYVGNNRMAHAPSSGGKSRIDSLDWYKKNYRIAGVKRVL